The stretch of DNA TAATGTGAATTCCTATTGGAAACACGATTGCCTATCTGGTATATTTAACTGCAATGGCAGAAATAGGTATAGTTAATGAACTCTGCTAATGTTAGgatagtgtcaaaaaacgtcttacattttgAGACTGATTGTTCCGTTCACAGGAAAGCACAACCAGTTCGCAGTTTTATCGACTTTCCATGGAATTGCTCTGCTAATGCAAACTTTCTGTAGGCTCATCGGTGCCATCAGGATTTGTTTTATGGGTCATGAGAGAGATGCCTCAACGACCAACAGTGGAAAGGCCCACCCAATCGAGAGTGGTTACCTTGTTCAGGGACAGACCATCCCCTACACAGGATCCACAGTGGAGAGCTGCTGTTACATCCTCTAACAAGGTATTCGAAATGTTATGTTTGTCAGGTCAAACTATTTAAAACTACAAATACCGATGGTACTACAGGAGCTAGATTTAAAATATTTCTGGAACTGTAGGCCCTCAAGTCAAGCCCAATTTAACCTGAAGAGAAAAACAAGTAAGGTAATGCTGAGACTTTTCCAGCATACTTGATGCGCTGGGACTTTTACCAACACATCAGTGACATACTGGCATCTACTACCATTCTGATGACTGGCCGGTACAAGATGGGGTCTGTAATTCCTACTCTAAGGTAGCTTTAGTTTGGAAACAATGGAATTTTACCTGTGGATGTAGCAAGGTTCCCGCCCAAGTATTGCGCATCGTGTGTTTATCCATTAGAGCTTTGGTCGGGCAAGGCCTGGATCAGTAACAAATGTAAATAGGCATAGAAATGACCGCGCTCTTCATGGTTTGGCGGTCAGGCTGTTATGTCTTCCCAAAATCTTCTGTTTAATGATGTGTTGTTGGTTCGGTTAGCTGGTGAGTTCTGTCCTGGAAACTGAAATCGAGCATCAAAAGAGATTTTTTTTTCCTGCTAGATATCTGCACTTGTGCTGTGATGTGACTAGCTTGGAAATGTAAAGTTGGTGCTAAAATAATTGCGTTCCTTGGATTGCTGCAGTTATAGATGATGGATCACCCCTGGACGAGTCTGTCAGTGTGTGTCTGGATGCAAGTGTGCAATGTTGCAATGCAGGCTCACGATGGGATTAAATGTTGACGGGAAGCTAAATAGTACTACAAACTTTTGAAGGCCGCCATGGGGCTCGGCTTAATAGAGGAGAGAAAGACAAAAGACAAGAGACGCTCGAATGCTGAGAAACCTGATATTTGATGGGATGCAGGTTTTAAATATTGACATTTTCGCTCAGCATGGCTCAGATAAGAGAAGAAGTTACAACGTGGCATAGGTCCTGGGTCCTTGAGCCATTTTTTGGTCTGAAATGCAGTCTTTGCAGACCAAAGTGGTTACATATACTATATATCTCTTACCACAGTAGACAATCACATGGAGCATTGGTATCGCGGGTACAAAGATGCGCTGTCTTCAGCTGGAGATAGTGAGATGGGACTTCCCTCCATGATGACAGATTAGCAGCATTCCAGTGTTGGAAAGTAAGAATGGCACGCTGTATCATCCTCCAATGCATTCATGGTAACGGCATTTTGAGTATGGTTTCTCCGCCATTTGCAAGGGTCAACAAGATTTGTCTATTCGGCCTGCAATGCTCCTTCCTTTTTTTTTGAGCAGTGCAATGCTCCTTCCTATTCAGCTATATCTGACAGTTGTTAGCTACCCCCGACAGCTCTCGACAGGTCTCCGTTACCACACCGCCACTGCCACCTGTGGCTGGCCTTAAAATCATGCGTGAATGCGTGATGCATGGAGCGAACCAACTACTCGCTTGGACGCCGCGGAATCCCAGacagatactccctccgttccgaattacttgtcgcatgtatagatgtattttagttctaaatacatccatttctgcgacgagaaATTTGAAATGGAGGAAGTATGTCGTGGAGATTCCAGGATCGAGGATTTCCGGGGGCATTTCTTTTTCGTAGGTTCGCGTGTTGACACTTGCTTTGAATGGTGTCGCTGATTGATGGGTTTGGCGCGCGCAGTCCACGTGATGTGTTGGCTGGCTCACGTAGGATTCTACTGCTCTTCTGCTCGGCTCACTCCTGCCGAGgaaaaaaaattaattttttttatttAAACAAGATGATGAAGCACCACCTTCGAATTTGGTCTTAACGATGCAGATAGGTGTTTGAAAAGAAATAACTACTCTCTCTCTTTCATAATGTAAGAGTTTTTTAATACTAGTGTAGTGTAAAAAGTGTCTTATATTAtgtgacggagggagtaattgTCAAAAGGTGACCAGTTTTGGTAGGAACGAACATCTAAACTGAGTTCCGTCGGGACCCACGCACTGCAGCTTGCGTTGGATAAACTGAGTTTTTTTTAGGAAGGTAAACTTGGTTGTTTGAATATTTACTTTTTGATTCACTACAAGTAGGGCCATACCCGATAACTAAATAGTAAGCTCCAACATGCACCAAAATGAAACATTACACTTACTGAGATGGCAATAAAATATTAACATAAAATCACACCCAAAAAAGCTTTGGTACGGAGCATAAAGCTCCACAAGAATCGTTCTCATCCTAAATCAAGCCCGCATGCATCTAAGTAACCGCTAATAACCGCCACAGAACCTGCCCAACTAAAAATAGCATCGGCCATCGCATGCATGCAACCACCACAAAAAAATTAACCTCTCCCAGCACTCTCTCTACCACCAGTCCGCCCCACACATCCACAAAAATACCATCCCTCTCGTCCCAGCAGGGCATGCCACTGACCATTATAACTGCCAGGAGATCCTCCCCATTCCCATCCGCACCACCACCCCCCACACTCCCCCGCGGTACAGCACGCCATCACGGGCATGGGCGCCACTGAGCCGTCGTCCGCGCCACCGCACCGCCCCGTCAGCATGTCGGCGTGCATGCCGTCCCCCTCGTGGTCGCCGCCCGGCCCCGGCGGCCGGCACCGCGCCGCCGTCGTGGTGCGGCGCCTGCAGGTGGCGGCGCGCGACGCCATCCCGGGCGTGGGCTGGTGCGGGCACCGGGCCTGGCGCAAGCTGCTGCGGCGGCTGGCGCAGGAGACCCGGTGCATCTGCAGCTCCCCGGCGCCGCCGTCCAGGCCCAGCACCTTCGGCTACGACGCCGTCAGCTACGCCAAGAACTTCGACGACGGGCGCCCCCACGCGCCCCACGCCCTCCACTGTGCCGCCGCCGACAAGCCGGCCCGCCGCTGACTCGTCCTTGATCCTCCCCATCCCTTTCTTTTATCTCGTCGTGCATGCATGGTTGCCCATCGCTCTCGCCGATGCGCGCGTATTTCTTATCTGTTTTTGCTCCTTGTTTTCGTTGATCCGATTTGGTGCTGTGATGGCCGCCCCGATGCCCGTCCCTAGGGATCTTTGTAATCTGTACATAGATCGAATGGAGATAACACGAGTGGCGCTTGGCCAAATGTAGGTCCTGCATAGTACGTACTTGTTAATTTGCTCCTTGGAGCAGTGGGTCTGTGTCTGTCTGTACGAAAGAGTCACTTTCAGTCATTCATACAAATCCTAAATCATGGATGATGAGAGAAATAGATCACACGCATGCAcaagaactactccctccgtgGGAGTAGTTTATTCCACCCCCTGAACATTGCTTTATTATGATCGAAGATGAGTTTAAGTGTCAGCATTAGGACAGAAAGGAGAttagaaaaaaagaaaaggaaaagtgAAGGCTGCTACTCGATCCGGGAAAAGAATCATGCAATCATGAATCGAGGGAACAAAGAGAGGGAAAGAGGATGGATCGAGATCATTAGTCATGTCTTGCATACAGTAGACAAAAATCCGTTGGAATCCTTCGTTTCTTGGTTCCCGCGAACCAAATACCAAGAAAGCTCTCCGGGTTAACAGCTTGGGCGCCCCCGAATTGCTTCCTGCGAGAGCAATGCCATTGGGCACGTAGGCTGTACTAGCTAGCTCTACTCAAGACTGGACTCCAATCCATCGTAGGCGACGCACGGAGGGCTTCCTTCCCTTCCCGGCCGGGTTGCCTTCCTCTGGCAGAGAGAAAGGCAGAGCcggggtcgaagcggccgctgcAGCTGGAAATTCAACCACCACCAGCTCTGGTGTGGATCCAGCCAGGTCCTCTGTCAAGATCCACAAAGAGGGCAACCGCAGCATATGCATTTAGCAGAAGCCTTTTTCGTACTAGCAGCTTTGATCGCCATCTGCAGCATCAACACAATGATCAGCATTCAGCAGGCAGCACTGAGAACTTGCTGGCCAGATTAAATGACACCGCGCGCATGCTGCTGCAAGCCTGCAGGTGTGTGTGTGGGATGAGCACGTCCGTAAATTATGTTATGTGGTCCGGCCAGGCCAGCTCCCTCGATGAATGCCACCTTAAACCTCTCGATCGCAGGCATGTGCCGAGCCTGAATGCTCACGGCCGCTTTTACTACCGGACTGGACCAGACAGAGCAAAGCAAAGCGTAGCATGCAATGCATGGTGGTATCACAGGTTGACGAGTTGGAGTACGTGTCCGCGTTGCAGTGAGCCAGTGACCACATTTTTATGTCTCGTTGATGTATGTATATATCTGCAGAATAGAAAGATGGAACGGGGATGGATCGCCATATATGTAGGTTATAAGTATATTTTGCTTGTTTGCTTCAGCGTCCGCGGTGATTATATACGGTAGATCACTGCTGTCGGAGTACAACAAGATCTTCCACAACTACTCTAGTAGCGAAACCTAGCCGCCGCCACCAGTAGAGCCGCTCCTTCCGGCGCCATCTTCTGACGGCTCTCCTCCACCGGCGACCTTTTGGTCGTCGATGGTGAGGGGGTCGCAGGATCCCGTGCATGTGGATCGTTTTAGCTTTAGGTTTTTAGGGCCCAAGAAGTTTAGGGTTTTGAATCGTTCGACGTCTTGGCTTCGACGGAGGCGACGGCGATGCTGAATAAAGAAGCTTCGGATTCTTCTTCGGTGAGGCGATCGTCTCTATGGTCGGTGAAGGATCTAGGAACCAGCCTGTTCAAGCGGGGATGTCGTGGCGACGGTCGCATCCTTGTGGTGGACATGTGTCCTTGGGCTCCGCCGTTGCGACGGCGTCTGCTCCAACGTCGGCCCGGAGCTTGTGTGGTAGTCGAGGAGCAGATGCAGATTGTGGTCTGCATCGGCGACATCTAGAAGATGGAACGTGTGCTGGGTTTGTGGTTCATAGAGGGCAGGTATTGTTTCCTCCTTCGACATCTTAGTCATGTGGGAGTGTCAGATCTAGAGTTCGATGGCGTGTCCGGAGTGTTGCCCCGGTCTGATTCGTTCAACGGCAATGGTTTTGTCTTTGGCGAGCCACCTTGGAGGTCCGCAAAGCTGCATATCAACGTTGGAGCCACGTCGAGCTCGGGTGAAAAGGTGACCCGTCATTTTTTTCCGGTGGCTGCTGTGGTGGTGCCAGAGGCAGGTGACGAGCGTTGGTGTCAAGCTCAGAGACGTTGTGCTGTCTTTTCAGTTTTGTCACGGCGGTCTTTATGTGACTTGTACTTTCATCTTTATGATATGAATAAGACACATATTATCATGCAAAAAAAACCTACTCCATCACATATAAAACTTCCTTCATGCCGCAAAAAGTGAATATATGTGTTTCCCCGGTTCCAGCAGAGAAAAATACGGGAAATCACACTATTATAATAAACCATATTCTTCAGATAGAGCACAAAGTAAACTTTATGATGCGCATGATTGATCAGACGGTTGGCTAGACGGACGGTTTCTTTAGAAAATCATTCGGATGATTCGTAGCAGCCGCCAAATAAAAGTGGCTTATTTCAAGGACTTTAACGGTGTGAATTGCCATACTACAGGCATGAAAATTATCATGGTGCCAGCATAGCTTCGGATCTCTAAAGGAGATCCAACGACCGAGAGGTGTGGTGAAGCGATGGATGGTGGATCAAGGCTGAAGCCTTGTTTAACTCTGCAATAGTTGGTTTTGTTGCGTCATATTACTGTTTATCTTCTCTAGTTATTTACCGTGGTTGTACCTCACTATTTAAGCGCACAACGTGTGATGTATTGAGTTATCAAACCCTAGTTTTATTTCTAGTAGCTTTTTTTTCGTGAATATGCGTGGAGGCATGTCGTTCCATTGATAGGTAGGGGAGAGAACCAAGGTTGTGTTTACCCCAAAAAGACATGCACAAAAGAGTAGGGGAGAGAACAAGGTTGTGGTTACCCCAAGAAGACATGCACAAAAGAGAGGGGCGCCCTTGGGGTTACCGACGAGTAGGAAAGAGGGGTTGCTCAACCCCTAAACAAAGAGATCAGGCTATGAGTATAATTCTATCTAGTCCCTTGGCGCCCGCACGCGCCCATCGCCTGGCCTCGTCCATGATAATGTTGAGGAGTTGGGAGTTGGATGGATGCATGCCCTCAAAGATGATCGGGTTTCTATGCTTCCAAATGGTCCAGGCGGTGATGATCGTGAGTGAAGCAAAACACTTACCATGCATGGCGGGGCCGCCGCAGTGTTGTCCAACCACCAAGAGAAGAAGGTGGCTTCGCTGTTTGGTGGCGGTAGGGGTAGCCGGCACCATGACAGGACTTTATGCCAGGTGATTTTGGAGAAGACACAACCGGCAAGAATGTGGTGCAAGGTTTCATCTTCCTGGGAGCACAAGTAGCAGAGGGGGTTGATGTCTACTAGGCAACCTTCTTTTTGTAGACtcttgttgggcctccaagcgcagagttttgtaggacaatagcaattttctctcaagtggatgacctaaggtttatcaaaacgtgggaggcataggatgaagatggtctctctcaaacaaccctgcaaccaaataggaaagagtctcttgtgtcgccaacacacccaatataatgataaattgtataggtgcactagttcgcgaaaagatggtgatacaagtgtaatatgaatggtagatataggttttttaatctaaaaatataaaaacaacaaggtaactagtaacaaaagtgagcacaaacaatattgcaatgcttgaaaacaaggcctagggtttatactttgaaagtgcgttatatcgactagagggggggtgaataggcgatttttatgaaagtcttcaaaacgtgggagttatgaagacaaacagcgaagattttgcctattactatgcagcggaagttagattacactaggcaagccatggtcaagtattcaatagagtgaaagcacaaagacaaacaactgtagtgtaataaggatcaggtaggaagaagttatgaagccaaacagatcatacattcacgttgtgaagacaaaagatagagcaagcatgcaatggcttcacaatgagtaacagtaagaaaaaggaagtgaagatgaaaccggtgactcgttgaagacaatgatgtgttggaccagttccagttgctgtgacaactgtacgtctggttggagcggctaggtatttaaaccttaggacacacagtcccggacacccagttctgaacacgcagctcaggacaccaagtcctcaccgtattctccttgagctaaggtcacatagtcctcgcccaatcactctggtaagtcttcaaggtagactcccaaaccttcacagacttcgttcaatgacaatccacaatgtctcttggatgctctgaatgcgacgcctaaccgtttggaggattcacagtcctcaagtgtaataagtcttcagatcacacagacaagaagacttaagtgatgcccaatgttctctggctctgggtggttagggcttttctcctcgctaggaattttctctcaaaggcttcgaggagggttgctctcaaacgacaaaagccgtgcactgaaatctaaGCAGCctaccatttatggttgtagggggtgggctatttatagccacttggcaacccgacctgatttgtccgaaatgaccctgggtcactaaggaactaacacgtgtctcaacagtcagatttcaaactctcatggcaactttacttgggctacaagcaaagctgacttgtccggctctagacaagattcgctctcattgtcttcactcgaagacataggtttttggtttaggcatcacttcagtcattctaactggttctcctggaccccacttaacagtacggtggttcctatgactcaacacaaaagaaaaagatctacgaaagatctaagtcttcgagctccataggcttcataacgtgtcttcttttgtcatagtcttcaatgtgaatatcttcatataccacctttggcttcaatgtcttcatacatttttaggggtcatctctggtagtaaaaccgaatcaatgagggacttctacctgtgttatcctgcaattctcacaaacacattagtcccaactaggtttgtcatcaatactccaaaaccaactaggggtggcactagatgcacttacatactttcactagtgcaaattctctcaacaatgataacataactggatcatataacaacccctcaacgtgcaacaaagaatcactccaaagtttctaGCGGGGAGCGTAAgacgaaaacgtgcatcaacccctatgcatagattaccccaatgtcgcctcgggaatctgcgagttgagtgccaaaacatacatcaagtaaaTCAATAGAACAttccattgtcaccatagatatcccatcgcaagacatacatcaagtcactactgcaggatgctgctaatgcgacactacgatcagagaccctttgacgaaactgtgtgcgatgcattaatcacaaacggggatgtaaaaaacccatcaaaaaagatgcaaaacgtttgcgatggaggatgcatcaaacatggtttagattttagttgcgtgtgtgatgcagggcacacggttaacccgttcgaactgtttgcgatgaggcagaacaacagaaacgggtagccatatcaatgtgtgtgcgatatacggcatacagttcgcttcgatgaaccgtttgctattagggagtgcaacataaacggttagccagatcaaggtgtgtgtgatatagggcatacagctcactcgGACGAGCTGTTTTCGATTAGCGAAcgcaacagaaacggttcaacttaacacaaacagccgactcggatgaactgtttgcgatgagaattTACAACACAGACGGTTAATACAGTTAGTTCATGTGTGATtttgtgtgtacaaaaaactttgaaaaatgcaaactagttgcttgcggtggctaggagtatcacacacgatgcgtctgcgagtactcgtgtgcgatgattagtaagttacacatgcatttccttatgttaacacttgtgtgataaataacactcgtcacattgctgattacaatgcaataagtaattgcaaatctattcacacctatcaaactaatatgtgttcacacttagcaccAGGCTATAAAAACCACCCACTCGAAAATTATttcacagttcctctcctcatcacccacaaatTTGGTTTTTTTTGTCAAGTCGTTCCACCATGACCGgtaggaggagtttagggtggacatataaccaggAAGCAAAGAACAAGGCCGCagaagcactagagaggtcccgcctcgaagccgcagccgcagcagagatgtcccggcgcgccgcggagccctcgaacgagctctcacgggcacacgagggctctcacaagcgcattCGCGACATCGGCCATTGCGACGAGCCGATGTTCCTGAAGTCCTTTGCCGGCGACGACGACATTCTCGCTGGCGTCACTATGCAGCAGGAGCTGGTCGATggcttgatgaagctgctcaagATCAGTGATGCCTTGGTTGACAAGGCGACCGGCCTCGTCGAGGAACTCATGGgtgacaatgcgaagctcctcaagttggtcgccgagaaggaggaggaggccgtcgGCTGGAAGATGCTGCATGAGCAGAGCAGTGCCTCGGAGATGACGCTGAAAGCGGTCGTTGAGGAACTGATGGGtggcttgaggaagctccggatCGAGCGTGAACAAgaggtggaggaatccgtggctgctttcaagcaaagtcgtgaggaattgaagaaggagctggagTATTTCGCCGCCCGACGATCTATCGATGAGTAGAGACAGTAGCGACCCAAATCGTTGtctgcaatttccttcttctcctgCCACCGTGTCTTCCGGGCTTTGCCGCATGTGGAATTTTAAATTATCTGAAATATGTAAGACTATTATTATCTGGgccattgtaaatttgtcgtcgtattatccgttgccattttatttgtggtcgtattatccgttgccctaCAATTTAAATTAGGTCGGAATACgagttgaaaacacgaacaaagcaaatgctgccataggatcacaagcaaacaccctccatccaggtgctttaattaacccattaatggagaagttgtgagcgaggcgggcggcggctgatgcatggaggtcaaagagctcgcttcccgGTGAACATGAGCGGCCTTGCTGCTCGCAcgtgtcccgtcgagcctgcgagGTGGACATGATGCACACATCCCGTCGAGGCTACATGGCGGACTGCTCGCACACGTCCTGTCAAGCCTGCACGGCGGACTTCTCATGCTCGTCCCGTCTAATCAAACAGCTGCACGCACACCACCGAGCAGGGTTAAATTTCGACACAGTTAATATAAGACAACCATTTGCGATATTAACGTGTCCGTTTTTTTGTTTCGAAAAGGACTTAGTTGGCTACtaatgtgtgcgcctcttctcaaactggacgattttttaccatgacatatatgtgccatatcatgaaaccatgccaagtttcatgttttttgggtgactttttgatttactgggatttaaaaaccaagattctcaatgttttaggacgacgacaagtttgtaattcattcccatttcttaaatgagacctaaacatgcacccaatgacacatgtatgatttcccacccattttgcttcactggagcatgtggttgtagttcaaatttgaattatggactacattaaatgcatagaaaacttagtaattacatatatatatatatatatatatatatatatacaatggccaaacgaaccctgaacagtttcaaatttcagcccgacactcctgttattctatgttgcctgtagaaaacaaagttcaaggcgagaagaggcagtgattatcgtttcgcccacaagaggggcatgtttcccAACCGGAACCACGAGGGTTGCGACATGCTCCGGTTTGTAAaaggcttgtaatatagcttcgccgaaattggacaattatatgtaccatgtagtgataccatgccaagtttcatgatttcctggtGACTTTTGGATTTACAGAGATTTAAAAATCGAGATTCGCAATGTTTGTGGCCAAGCCAGGACGGCAAGACGGTTGAATTCGTTCCCATTCGTTCCAttggacctaaacatgcaccccaaggaaacatgtacgttttttctagccatttttgtgcattggagcatgtatttgtagttcggatttgaattatgtacattaaatacctagaaaactcaattaatgaataaaaaaggtcaaacgaaacctgaagaatttcaaagtttaGCGCGAATCTCCAGTTGTTTCGTGTCACGTGTAGAAGAAAATACGAGGCTAGAAGAGGGAGTGATTATCGTTTGGCCCAcaaggggacacgtttccctatcaaAACCACGAGGGTTCCTGCGacaggctccggtttgtaagaggtttgtaataaagcttggcccaaattggcaatgttttcaccatgacatatatgtgccatgacgtgacaccatgcacctttgatgactttctggagagtttaggatttatggggacttaaaaaaCCAAGATTTGAAATGTTTGAGGATGAGCCAGGACACCGATACGGTTGTAATTCGTCCCCATTCCTCGCATGAGACCTAAAAATGCACCCAcagacacatgtataatttttctagccattttggtgaactggagcatgtatttgtagttcagatttgaattatggacattaaatg from Triticum urartu cultivar G1812 chromosome 3, Tu2.1, whole genome shotgun sequence encodes:
- the LOC125548639 gene encoding uncharacterized protein LOC125548639 gives rise to the protein MGATEPSSAPPHRPVSMSACMPSPSWSPPGPGGRHRAAVVVRRLQVAARDAIPGVGWCGHRAWRKLLRRLAQETRCICSSPAPPSRPSTFGYDAVSYAKNFDDGRPHAPHALHCAAADKPARR